The genomic segment CCTGCTTTTTTGAGGATCGTAAATCGGGATGAGGCGATTTTCGCTCCCCGCTCAAAGTCAAGGATTCCCAGTTCTTCCCCAAGCTCAAAGTGCGGACGAGGTGAAAAATCGAATTGCCGTGGTGTTCCCCACCTCCGCACTTCTGGGTTCTCTTCCTCGCTTTTTCCCACCGGCACAGTATGGTGAGGAATATTGGGCAAAAGGAGTAACTTCTCCTCCCAAATTTGTTCTGCTTCTTTCAGTTTTCTATCTAAGGTTTCGATTTTTTCGGATATGTCCTCAATTTCCTTAAGAAGGGATTGAACGTCTTTACCATCTTTTTTCCACATCCCCACATTTTTGGAAAGCTGGTTTTTTTGACTTTTCAGCTCGTCGACTTCTTTTTGGAATTTGCGTCGGTTTTCGTCAATGCTGAACAGTTCCTCAAGAAAATTTTCGTCCATATTTCTTTTTTGTAGCGCCTCTCTGACCTTTTCTTTGTTTTCTCGAATCCATTTCCAATCGAGCATAACGTTCCTCCTTTTACCCTTTCATAACTGCTAAGGGTCTTGCATAAACCACCCGTTTTGAGATTCCTGCCTCTTCTACCACCTGTACCACGTCGTTTACGTCTTTGTACGCTTCGGGTATTTCCTCTCGCAGGGTGGCTTTGCTTTCAGCCATGACCAGAATCCCCTTCCCTTTCAGTTCTTCGGCGATGTTTCTTCCCCGAGAAGTGCGGTCGGCTTCCGAACGACTCATCACTCTTCCTGCTCCATGACAGGTGGAGCCAAAGGTTTCTTGCATGGCGAGTTCTGTTCCCAGGAGAACGTATGATCCAGTGCCCATGTCTCCCGGAATGAGTACCGGTTGTCCAGCGCGCTGGTACCGTTGAGGAACGTCTTGGTGTCCTATTCCGAAAGCTCGGGTAGCACCCTTGCGGTGAACGCAGAGCTTTTTCCTTTTTCCTTCCACTTCGTGCTCTTCCACCTTGGCGATGTTATGGGCCACATCGTAAAGGACTTCAATCCCTAAATCCCAGGCTGATTTTTGGAATACTTCTTCGAAAGACTCTCGTACCCAGTGGGTGATGAGCTGTCGGTTGGCCCAAGCAAAGTTGGCAGCACAGGCCATGGCGGCAAAGTATTCTTGTCCTTCAGGGGACTGGAAGGGGGCACAGGCAAGCTGTCGGTCTGGTACTTTGATACCGTAGCGGTTCATGGCTTTTTGCATGGTTTGCAGGGCATCGGTACAGACCTGGTGCCCAAATCCCCGGGAACCGGTATGGACCATAACGAGCACCTGTCCCGAAAATAGACCGAAGATTTCGGCGATATCAGGTCGAAAAACTCGTTCCACCACTTCGATTTCCAGGAAATGATTTCCAGAACCCAAGGTTCCCAATTGTCCTTTCCCACGTTCCATGGCTTTGGCACTCACTGCTTCGGGGTCAGCTCCTTCCATGGCTCCTTTTTCCTCGATGTACTCTTCGTCTTCAGGGAACCCAAATCCTCTTTTAATCATGAACCGGGCTCCTTCTTTCATGGCTTTTTTGAGGTCGCTTACGCTGAAGGAAATTCGCCCTTCTGAACCCACCCCGGAAGGAATGTTCCGAAAAAGCACCGAAAGGAGTTTCTCAAGATGTGGTTTTACTTCTTCTGCATTGAGATTGGTTTTAATGAGCCGTACCCCGCAGTTGATGTCAAAACCCACTCCCCCCGGGGAAATTACCCCTCCTGCCTCAATATCGGTTGCGGCCACGCCTCCAATGGGGAAGCCATAACCCCAGTGAATATCGGGCATGGCCATAGACCTTCCCACAATCCCAGGCAAACACGCCACATTGGCTACCTGTTCCGGAGCCTGGTCTTTCCGAATGGCCTGAGTCATCCGTTCGCTGGCGTAGATGATTCCATCAACCAGCATTCCCTTTTTGTACTCCTGGGGTATGATCCAGCGCCAGTTATCGAGTTTTCGTAACGGTCCACTCCATACCTCAGCCATATGTCTTCATCCTCCCCAGCATGTCAGATATCAAAATAGACCTGGGCTCGAAAGTGTTGAGGGTGAATTTCCTCGACTTTAACCTCATAATAAGTGCAAGCCTTGATCACCCGCTGGATGAGGTGTTTTTCCTGGTCAATTGATTCTCCTGAAACTTTTGCCTTCAGATAGTACTGTCCCAATTCTTCAATGGCAAAACACGTAAGGAGGTATCCCTCGGCTTCAAAGAGATACAGCAACTCATTGAGCCAGGTCACCAGGAGGTCTTCGTAGTCGTTGCCCTTCACCTCAACGGTTACTGTTGTGCGACACTCTACATTTCCTAACTCACTAATGAGGGAAAACATTCCCAAGGCAGCGTTGGCAAAGAGCGCTTCGAGCGTTTCTCCCCAGGCAACTAACCCCACGTCAGCGGTATGGTCAAGAATTTCAAATGGTTTCATAATTCCTCCTAATATCCGATTGGCACTCCCTCTCCAATGCGAAAAATAGCCTTCAGTTTGTTGATTAAAATCTCTGTAGCGTTCACGAAGGCTTCTTCGGTGCTCCCCCCAATGTGGGGTGTGCAGATTACATTCTCTTTCCGCAGACAGCTTACATCGGTTGGCGGTTCGGTATCATAGACATCGAGGGCGGCGCCTGCCAGATGTCCTTCATCAAGCGCCTGTAACAACGCTCCCTGGTTGACCACCTTGCCTCGGGAAGTGTTGATCAGGTAGGCCCCCTTTTTCATCTTCTTAATGGCTTCTTCGGAGATCAACCCTTCGGTATCTTTATTCAGCACCACATGAAGTGAAATGATGTCACTTTTTTCCAAGAGTTCATCCAGACGCATAGCCCGTTTCACACCCTTATTGTTGAACTCTTCGTCTTCCACGTAGGGGTCGTAGGCAATCACTTCTGCACGCAAGGCCTTGGCGATCTCAGCAACCCTTCGGCCAATACCCCCAAAACCAATGATTCCCCAAATTTTCCCTTCCACCGTTTGGCCAGTGTACTTGTTTTTTGCCCACTGTCCTTCTTTTAAAAGGGAGCAAGCGGGGCACACGTGCCGCAACAGCGCGATTGCTAAACCAACTGTGAGTTCAGCCACGCTCGAGGCTGATGCTTCGGGAGAATTAATCACCTGAATACCTCGCGCTTCACAGGCTTTCTTATCGATATTATCTGTTCCCACTCCCGGTCTTGCCACCACCTTCAGGTTTGGGGCGTTCATCACCACGTTTGCAGTGACTTTGGGTTTCGAACGGACCACAAAGACATGTTTGTCCTTTATGGCACGAATGATGTCGGCTTCGTCATCAGAAGGGAGCACTTCGACTGGACCAATTTCTTCGGTGAATCGCTTCACCATATCCTCTGGTACACCGTGGGCGCACAGAATACGAATTTCCTCCTTACTCATTGTAATACACCTCCTGAGCTCTATTAATTCCCTCTTGAATCCTAAGGGGAATTCCTTGGCTCGATACAATCGTTCCCAGAACATGACACAAAGCCACGATGAGTTGAGGCGTTCGATATTCCCGGTGGTCAATGCGGATGATCTGGTTTTCCTTCCGTTTTAATCGGTTTACACCTCCCATATCTTGTTTGACAAGGTCATCGAGCACCTGGTCCACATCCACACCTCCAGGAAGACGAATGGTGGTGAAAACTGGTGAAGCGATTTCGTCCCTTTTAACCAGAAGCTCTAATCCCATGGTTTTTATGCCAGCGCGGAGGGTTTTTTTGATTTTCTGGTACTCTATAAGGCGATTTTTTTCGAGCATCGTTTCAATTGAAGCAAGGAATTGAGAGGAAAATTGGCCTCCGTAAGGGTATTGCCAGTCATCGGTCCTCTGAAAACCTCTTAAAGCTTTTTTGCTGGTGCTTACAAGATGTATCGCTTCCGATGCCCCTGTTACCAGAACATCCACATCCCATTCATCCACGGCAAGTTCTACCATCCCCAGCGTATCCCAGGCTGAAACTACACAACCAATCCCTTTTGCCCGACACGTTTTTGCAATCGGTGCAACGTCCACTACCAGTCCCGTCGATGTTTCGTGAACGGTGAGAAGCAATCCTTTTATGGTTTTTCCACCGATGCTTTGCCAGAGGAGTTCGATATCCTCTTCTCGTATCGTTTCTCCCCACTCACTGCCCAGGCGAATGACGTTAAACCCTGACTGTTCGGCAATACTTGCCCAGTGGTCACTATCTTCCCCCATAATGGGTACAAGAAGTGTCGCTCCTGGTGGGAAAAAGCTAACCGTCACTTTTGCTAAGACGGTATTTTTGACCTCTGGCCACAGCATCACATCACTTTTTGTTCCCAGGGTCATTTTCAGTTTAGATATGACCTCTTGAACGGACCTTTGCTCCTCCATATTCGCCCCCATTTAAATAAAAAACTCTCGCCCAGGGGCGAGAGTTTTCCCGCGGTGCCACCCTCATTCAATGGGTTCACCCATCCTCATTAGGCTAACGCCTTCGGCGGAAGTAGCTACTCTCCTTTCACCACTTCGGCTCCAGGACGGATTCAAAGGAGAGAAAAACCGGTTTACACCTTCATCCGGATCTCTGTGTATTTCTCTTTCCTTTTACTATTTCCCTTCTTCGCCTTTATCAATTATTGAATTGACCATATCTTAACTAGCTTCAAAGGGAAAGTCAAGGAAGTGGAAGAGAAAGTTTTGAGAAAAAGAGACAGCCGAGAATCAAGAAATGGTTTGAGTTTTACCTTTTTTCCTGGGCAGTGGAAGCAGACACGATGCTTTCTCAGTTGGATTGACCTTCCTCTTTGTATGCATTAAAATGTGTATTGGGAGGTGTATTCAATGCGTACGAATATTGTCATTGACGATGAACTCTTAAAGGAAGCAATGGAATTAGCCCGGGTCAAAACCAAAAAAGAGGCTGTGGCGGTTGCCCTCCAGGAATTCGTCCGAAATAGAAGGAGAAAAAATCTTGGGGAATTGAAGGGGAAAATACAATTCGCTGAAGAGTACGATTATAAAAGTATGAGGAATACCCTGTGATTCTGGTCGACACTTCGGTGCTCATCCCCTTTCTGAAAGGAATCGAAAACGAAAAAACCAGAAAATTTGAGGAACTGCTCAAGAAGAGTATTCCTTTTGGAATCAATTATTGCATTTACCAGGAAGTTTTGCAGGGTGCTCGAGACGAAAAGGAATTCAGAGTCTTGGAAAAGTACCTCTCTTCGCAGATATTTTATGAATTCCAATATGGTCGTGAATCGTATCAAAAAGCAGCCCTTCTTTATCTCCGTTGCCGGAAAGCGGGGTTCACGATACGCAGTACCGTCGATCTTATCATCGTTCAGACAGCGATTGAAAATGGTCTCTACCTTTTGCATGACGACCGAGATTTCACAATCATTGCCAGAGTCGAGAATAAATTGATGGAATGGTAAAGGCAACGTGTCGTTTGGTTTTCGGTTTGCCATTCTTTAGAAAGTTGAAACCAGAAAACCAGACGTTTCTGCCTGTTCTGCGTGTTAAAATAATAATATAGGTGTTCGATGTGGGTACTATCTGGCATCAAAAATTGGGAAAGAGGCTTCTTGATCTTATTTTGGCCGCAGTGGCAATGGTAGTGCTTTCTCCGGTCATTGTGGTGGTGGCATCACTCATTTATTTCACCATGGGTAGGCCAGTACTGTTTCGTCAGCGCCGCCCTGGCCTCCACGGGAAACCATTTCTCCTTTATAAGTTTCGGACCATGCTGGTACTCTATGACCAGGAAGGTAATCCTCTTCCTGATGAGAAACGCTTGACGAAATTGGGAAAATTCCTGCGTCGCACTTCCTTAGACGAACTTCCAGAATTATGGAATATCCTGCGGGGGGATATGAGTTTTGTCGGTCCCAGACCTTTACTCATGGAATACCTTTCGCGCTACACCCCGGAACAGGCCCGTCGCCATGAAGTAAAACCAGGCCTCACTGGATGGGCTCAGGTCCACGGACGAAATGCCATATCCTGGGAGGAAAAGTTTAAGCTGGATGTGTGGTACGTGGACCACTGGAATTTGAAGCTGGATTTGCAAATCCTCTGGAAGACGTTATTTTTGGTGTTGAAAGGGGAAGGCATTAGTGCTGAAGGACATGTCACTATGCCTGAATTTAGGGGAAAAACGGGGTGAAGCAATGAACGGAGTTGTGGTTGTGGGGGGAGGAGGGCATGCCAAAGTGGTTCTCGCTACGCTTTTAGCGGCGGATTTTTCGGTCGAGGGAATTCTTGATGATAATGAGACAAAGTGGGGGCGAAAAATCTTTGATATTCCCATCCTCGGTCCTCTGGAGATGCTTCGATCGGGAAAGTTTGTTCGGGCTGTTGTTGCCGTGGGCGACAATAAGATGCGCAAAAAAATTGTAGAAGACTTCGGGGGTTGTTGTGAATGGGTTACCGCCGTTCATCCTCATTCTTTTGTTTCCCAGGATGTCAGGATTGGAAAAGGAACGGTAGTATTTGCAGGTACTGTGATTCAGCCTGGCACCGCGGTAGGAGACCATGTTATTATTAATACCGGCGTGACTGTGGATCACGACTGCACTGTGGGCGATTTTGTTCACCTTGCTCCTGGGGTACATCTTGCAGGTTCGGTTGTGGTTGAGGAAGGGAGTTTTTTGGGTATTGGTAGCGTAGTGATACCCGAAAAATCGGTCGGTTGCTGGGCTACCGTAGGTGCAGGAGCGGTGGTTATTCGAGATGTTCCTCCTTTGACCACCGTAGTGGGTATACCTGCAAAACCTGTACTGGGTGAGAAGAAGTAAATTACCTACCATGGAAAAACAAATTGACAGACATTGTGAGGAAAAAAACAATATAGGAGGGATGCATTCTTGATGAAGCTTATAAAAGGGTTTCAGGTGATTTAATGTCCTCTTCCTTTTTCAAAAGCGCGGTGGGGCATTTTTTGATTGACATTGCATCCCTGGTGTTGGCTACTGTTTTTGCCTTCTTTTTCCGATTTGAGTTTCGTTTGCCACAGGTTTATGCGCGGGTGATTCCTTGGGTGATTCTCAGAGAAATTCCTATTTTTCTCGTTTTCTATTTTCTTTTTCGCATTCATCAGCCGTTATGGGAGTATTTCAGTCTCGATGCTCTGCGGGACCTGGTGTTGGTTATAACCCTGGAAAAACTTACCTTTACGTTCCTGTATTTTATTTTTCCTTTTCAAAGTTTCCCCCGGTCGGTGGTGGTCATCTCCTATACCACCACCCTGCTTTTCCTTTTTTTTGTGAGGGTGGTAGTCCGATGGTGGCATGAGAGGGAGAAAAGGAGAGAGGGTGTCAGGGGTGTGGCCCGGTCCAAGAGGGTTCTTGTTATCGGAGCTGGCGACGCCGGAGAGAAAATCCTGCGAGAGATTAAGGCGCACCCTGAGCTTGGATATGAGGTGGTTGGATTGCTCGATGATGACCGTCACAAAAGAGGAAAGGTGATTCACGGAGCGAGAATTTTGGGAGGCATTGGGGATTTGCCCAGAATGGTGCAGGATTTGCATGTACATGAGGTCCTGATTGCCATTCCGTCGGCAAAACCGTCACTTTTCAGGCAAATTGTGACCCTGGCCTCTTCGGTAAAGGTTGCTTTGCGCACCTTGCCTGGTATATGGGAACTCATCGATGGGACAGTGAGCGTGAGCAAGCTGCGCAGAGTAAAGCTGGAAGACCTTCTGGAACGAGAGGTGGTAAGCCTTGATTCTTCTGCCATCAGCGAATATCTTGCGGACCGGGTGGTTCTTGTAACCGGTGCAGGAGGATCGATTGGTTCAGAAATTTGCCGACAGGTGGTTATGTACCATCCAAGAAGACTCCTTCTTCTTGGGCGGGGCGAGAATAGCATTTTTAATGTGGAGCTCGAACTCAGGTGGAAATATCCTGAACTCTCAATGCGAAGCTACATCGCCGACATCCGGGATAGGGAACGGATTTTGGCCATCTTTGCCAGGGAAAAGCCAGAAGTGGTCTTTCATGCCGCGGCTCACAAACATGTACCATTGATGGAGGAAAACCCCTATGAAGCGATAACCAATAACATTTTTGGTACCGTGAACGTGATTGGAGCTTCTAGAGCTTACGGGGTGAAAAAGTTAATTTTTATATCGACTGATAAAGCTGTGTATCCTGCAAATATCATGGGAGCCACCAAAAGAATTGGAGAAATGCTTCTGCGTGCTTATAGTGATTCGTCCACTCAGCTTATCGGAGTGCGCTTTGGGAATGTGCTGGGGAGTCGGGGAAGCGTGGTGGAGGTGTTTCGAAAGCAACTGGAGGAGGGTTTACCCCTAACCATTACCCATCCTGACATGGAACGGTTTTTCATGACCATTGAAGAAGCAGTGGGACTTGTCCTGCAGGCTGGGGCAATGGGTCGTTCCGGAGATCTGTTTGTCCTGGACATGGGAAAGCCAGTCAAAATTCTGGATCTTGCCCGAAATTTCGTTGAGCTTTCAGGATATACCCTTGAGGAAGTCGGGATTCGGTTCATCGGAACGCGTTCAGGAGAACGAATTCGAGAAGACCTCTGGGAAAAAGAGGAAAAGGTTGAAAAAACCGTACATCCCAAAATCTTGCGAGTGCTTTCTTGGGGTGTTGTGGATGACTCCTTTCTGCGGGAACTGGAAAGATTCAAAGATCACGCAAAAGCCGAAAATCCTTCGGAATGTCTTGCTCTGCTTCAAGACATCATTGCTCGGTTCGGGACTCCAAAAGGAAGTTAATGATATCGACTTTCGGCAATAATCTGAAGCGGAATATCTTTCTGGAAGATTTGATTCTAAGCGTGATAGACGTTGTGGAATAATATCTTGAGGAGGTACAGAGCATGGAAAAACGAAGACTCGGTCAGACCGATGTAACCCTTTCCTTGGTCGGCCTTGGTGGTTTTCACCTGGTGGAACTCCTTTTTGAGGATGCGGTGCGGTTGGTGAATGGCTATCTTGATCTGGGAGGAAATTATCTGGAAACAGCGGAAAGTTATGGCCATGGAGATTCGGAACGAAAGATTGGTGCCGTGTTAAAAACTCGCCGCAGGGAATGCGTGGTGGCGACGAAATCAAAAAGTAGAACCAGGAAAGAAATTGTACAATCAATCGATGGAAGCCTCAAGAGATTGCAGACGGACTGGATTGACCTCTTTTTTATCCATGAGTTCAACCGCTATGAGGTCCTCGATGCGGTGAGTGCTCCAGGTGGAGCGCTGGAAGGGATAGAAGAGGCCAAAAATGCTGGGAAAATCCGTTACGTAGCTTTTTCAAACCACGTAACCCCAGAAGTGGCTGAAAAGGCGCTTTCGCTCTATCCATTTGATGCTCTAATGATTCCCCTAAATTATTTTGATCGGTTTCATTTTCCAGGTTGGGAAGAAAGAGTGATACCTCTGGCACAGTTAAAAGGTGCTGGAGTACTGGCCATGAAGGTTTTTTCTGATGGGTTTTTGTGGCAAAACCCTGAGGCAGCCCTCCGGTATACGCTTTCGCTTCCGGTGAGCTGTCTGGTTCTGGGGGCCAATACCGAAGAGTACCTGCGAAGCGATATGGCTTTGGTGGAACAACTCACCCCCATGAGCGAGGAAGAGAAAGAACGGTGGTTTTTCGATGCTCCAGAACTCGGTCAGTACGTGTGTCGGCAGTGCGGTAAGTGTCTGCCTTGCCCACAGGGGATTGATATCCCAAAGATTTTCCTCCTTGAAGGGCAATATGACCGACAAATGAAGGATGACCAGGTTCGCAATCCAGCGGAATATGCCCTCCGGGACCGCCTGCGTTTCTGGTTTGGGAACCAGGACTATGCGCAGGAAACCTATGCATCGATGGCGCCAAACGCTCTTACCTGTAATCAGTGTGGTGAATGTGAAAAACGCTGTCCGTACGGGTTACGCATTGTGCGAAAACTGGTCATTGCCCATGAGAAGCTGACGGATAGCCGTCCTGCAGGATATACCCGAATTTTCTGAGGGATAAATATCGTTACGCCGTGAAACTCAGCGACTTCAAAAGAGGTAGAAACTAATTACCAAAATTTTTTCCAAAGGATGTGGTGTCTTTTTGTTTGCCAAGGTTTTGGACCGATATGTGATGAGAGAAAGTGCTTCAGGAATGTTTCTGTGGGTCGGCGCAGTGACCATTGTGATGCTTGTTCAGGTACTTTTCGAGCTGGCAGAGTTTTTTGTGAATGAACAGGTTCCCTTGTTTGTGGCGATAGAAATCTTACTCCTCTACATTCCGGCTCAGATGGTGATGACCTTTCCCATTTCCGCACTTCTTGCGGCGGAACTCAATCTGGGAAGGCTAAGCCGGGATAGCGAACTCGTGGCCATTGAGGCAAGTGGAGTGAGCTTGAAGCGATTTCTCTGGCCTTATATTGTGTTTTCGCTTCTGGTGGCGTTGGGGTCTTTTGCCCTCAACGACCTGGTGGTTCCGGAAACTAACCATCGTGCCCAAGTTCTTTTGCGGGAATACGTTTACAAGAAGACTCCGCCCAGAATTCAGCAGAATGTCTTTTTCCGTGATTCGGAAGACCGCTATTTTTATGTGAATGAACTTGATAACCGTACCTGGGAAATGCGTCGAGTGATCATCTATGAGATGGGTAAGTCCCGCTTCTTTCCCAATGTGATTGTGGCTCAGAGAGCGCGCTGGTTAGAGGATCAGTGGCTCCTTGAAGACGGAGTACTGAGTCGGTACAACGATGAGGGTCGCCTGGAAGAAGAGATGGCCTTTTCGCGGATGACCATTGACATGAGAGAGGAACTCAAGGAATTTTTTGAAAAACAGCGCAATCCTGAGGAAATGTCTTTTCGGGAGCTCCGCCAGCAAATTGAAATCCTCAAGAAAGCTGGGTCAAATACCCAAAAGCTTGAAGTGGCCTATCACCTCAAATTTGCTCTTCCCTTTTCCGCTCTGATGTTTATTCTGATAGGAATGCCCCTGGGGTTGCAACGACGAAAAGATAGCAAAACCCTGGGAGTGATTGTCACCGTAATCCTTGCCTTCGTTTACTATATCCTTCTTTCGGTTTTTCGCTCTCTGGGGCGGGGAGAGATTATGGTTCCCTGGCTTGCAGCCTGGATGCCAGACATCGTATTTGGTGTTTTTGGTTTTGTGTTATACTTGCTGATGGATAGGAAGTGAGAGGATGCGATACGGAAAATGGTTGGGAATCTTCTTGTTGGTTTTTTTTCATGGCTTGGGCTCGGCTTCCGTGCTGGAACATCACGTTGACCTGGTGGAGCAGGCGCTCAACGCTAAGACGGAGGGGGATTACACCAGGGCGATGGCGCTTCTTGAACAGTGTGTCCAGGAGGGGGTGCGGCTTCACGATGCCTATTACGAGATGGGTTTGATTCTTCTGGAAAAAGGAGAATATCGTAAAGCCCTGTCGATTTCGGGAAAGGCGGTGCAGGCTTTTTGGAAACATCTGGCCGAAAACCCTGAGGACCACTGGAGCTGGTTGCGATTGGGATATATCCACGAATTGCGCAGTGAAGCTCCTACAATCAACGAATGGCAGAAAGCACTGATGGCCCTAAAAAAAGCCGTGGAGCTTTCTCCTCAAAATCCTCTATACCTTTTGCATTTGGGTTTTGTCTATTACCGGATGAAGGAACATGATGAAGCCGAAGAAGCTCTGCGCCTGGCGCTTTCTCTTCAACCTGATAACGTGGAAATTCATTATTTTTTGGCTCTTATCCTGAAAGCGCAGGGAAAAAACGAGGAGGCCAAGGAAAAATTTCGTTTCGTGGTTGAACATGCTTCTTCGGATTACAGAAACTATGGTTTGGCAAAGAGAGAATTGGCGAGCCTGGAAAGGATGGAACGCTGATGAAAAGGTGTCTTGCTCTGGGGATGGTGGTCATTCTGGTCTTTTTGACCGGTTGCTTGGGGAATGTCAAGAAGGGGTCGATAGAAGGGGAAGTGTGGGGAGGTAATGGCCCTCTTACGGGAGCCCTGGTTGAAGCAGGGGGTGTAAAAGCGATTACGGACAGTGAGGGACATTTTCGCCTTGAGGACGTTCCAGCGGGGCAGACTTTTGTCTTTTTCTCGGCTGATTCGTATGTGGGTGCGTTTCGACAGGTGTCTGTCTCTCCAGATGAAACGGTTTTTCTTTCAGTGATTACGCTCCTTCCTCAATCCGAAAGGACTTTAAAGGAATATGTTTTTCTTCTCTATGAAAGTGGATTGTATGAGCGGGCACTTCGGGAAGCCGAGGTATTCCTTGTTTTGTATCCTTCAAGTCGTGATGTGTTTGATATCAGGTTTGTCAAGGGTGCTTCGCTTTTTGAGCTTGACCGGTATTTTGAAGCGGTTTCAGTCCTTGAATCTGTTACATCCTCTGCGAGTGACTTTGCCGATGACGCTCAGTACCTGATTGCCAAAAGTTTTGGGGAGGGGCTGAAAGATTACTGGAAGGCTATTGTAGAATACCAGCGTTTTGTGGAGCAATATTCCCAGAGCGAACTTTTGGGGAATGCGTATTATGAAATGGGGGATTGTTACTACATTGTGGGTGAATACACCAAAGCCCTTTCTGCTTATGAAAATGCCGTCAATCAGGGTGGTGAAGCGGGTCGAAAAGCACTGTATTCCATGGCTCATTGCCTTTATAAGCTGGAATTCTATAACCGGGCAGCCAGCCGGTTTTTAGAGTACGTGGAAAAATATCCTGATACTGACCTTTCTGATGACGCCCAGTACTTTGCTGGTGCTTCGTTTTATAAAGCATCCCGTTTTTCGGAAGCGCTATCGTCCTTTGAAACCTGTATCACCCGGTATCCCCAGGGGAAATGGTATAATGGCATACTCATTGCTCCTGCGGCCCTTTTCCATAAAGGTCTGTGCTTGGAAAAGTTAGGACGGTACCTGGAAGCCTATGAGGTCTATTTGGGTATTGTCCGGGATTATCCGGGTGCTAAATGGGCGGATGGATCATCTTTGATTCAGAGCGTCTATTTTCGCATTAACTGGCTGAAACAAAACTTCCTGTAAGTTTGCCGGTCAATGTATCCTCAAGAAGATCGGGAAATTGTTCAAGAAGTCCTAAACGGGAAAAAAGAACTCTTTGCGCTCCTTGTGCATCGTTACGAAGATAAAATTTTCAATTATATTTACTATATGGTCAAGCAGAAAGAAGAAGCCGAGGACCTGGCACAAACTACCTTTGTCAAAGCGTTTTTCTCCTTGCGTCAATACAATCACGCTTACGAATTTTCCACCTGGATTTATACCATTGCCCGAAATGTGTGCCTTGATTACTTCCGAAAGCGAAAAAGGGGAGATGTGGACCTGTCGCTCAATTTTGCCGTCAGTGAAGACGGGGATACGGAAATGGGGGAGTTAATCGAAGAAGAGCATTCTCCGGATCCGCTTCGGACCGTTCTGAATGAAGAGCTTCGGGAAAAAATTGAAAAGGCCATTGAGCGCCTTCCTTTGAACCTTCGAGAAATCGTTGTTTTACGGCATCTGGAAGACTGTTCGTACGAGGAAATTGCCCAGATTATGGATTTGCCAGTGGGGACGGTAAAATCGTGTCTTCATCGAGCAAGGAAAAAGCTGAAGGAATGGTTGGAAGGATATCTGGAGTGAAACTTAAAGGATAG from the Atribacterota bacterium genome contains:
- a CDS encoding aldo/keto reductase, which translates into the protein MEKRRLGQTDVTLSLVGLGGFHLVELLFEDAVRLVNGYLDLGGNYLETAESYGHGDSERKIGAVLKTRRRECVVATKSKSRTRKEIVQSIDGSLKRLQTDWIDLFFIHEFNRYEVLDAVSAPGGALEGIEEAKNAGKIRYVAFSNHVTPEVAEKALSLYPFDALMIPLNYFDRFHFPGWEERVIPLAQLKGAGVLAMKVFSDGFLWQNPEAALRYTLSLPVSCLVLGANTEEYLRSDMALVEQLTPMSEEEKERWFFDAPELGQYVCRQCGKCLPCPQGIDIPKIFLLEGQYDRQMKDDQVRNPAEYALRDRLRFWFGNQDYAQETYASMAPNALTCNQCGECEKRCPYGLRIVRKLVIAHEKLTDSRPAGYTRIF
- a CDS encoding tetratricopeptide repeat protein; translation: MRYGKWLGIFLLVFFHGLGSASVLEHHVDLVEQALNAKTEGDYTRAMALLEQCVQEGVRLHDAYYEMGLILLEKGEYRKALSISGKAVQAFWKHLAENPEDHWSWLRLGYIHELRSEAPTINEWQKALMALKKAVELSPQNPLYLLHLGFVYYRMKEHDEAEEALRLALSLQPDNVEIHYFLALILKAQGKNEEAKEKFRFVVEHASSDYRNYGLAKRELASLERMER
- a CDS encoding nucleoside-diphosphate sugar epimerase/dehydratase; this translates as MIDIASLVLATVFAFFFRFEFRLPQVYARVIPWVILREIPIFLVFYFLFRIHQPLWEYFSLDALRDLVLVITLEKLTFTFLYFIFPFQSFPRSVVVISYTTTLLFLFFVRVVVRWWHEREKRREGVRGVARSKRVLVIGAGDAGEKILREIKAHPELGYEVVGLLDDDRHKRGKVIHGARILGGIGDLPRMVQDLHVHEVLIAIPSAKPSLFRQIVTLASSVKVALRTLPGIWELIDGTVSVSKLRRVKLEDLLEREVVSLDSSAISEYLADRVVLVTGAGGSIGSEICRQVVMYHPRRLLLLGRGENSIFNVELELRWKYPELSMRSYIADIRDRERILAIFAREKPEVVFHAAAHKHVPLMEENPYEAITNNIFGTVNVIGASRAYGVKKLIFISTDKAVYPANIMGATKRIGEMLLRAYSDSSTQLIGVRFGNVLGSRGSVVEVFRKQLEEGLPLTITHPDMERFFMTIEEAVGLVLQAGAMGRSGDLFVLDMGKPVKILDLARNFVELSGYTLEEVGIRFIGTRSGERIREDLWEKEEKVEKTVHPKILRVLSWGVVDDSFLRELERFKDHAKAENPSECLALLQDIIARFGTPKGS
- a CDS encoding sigma-70 family RNA polymerase sigma factor, which codes for MYPQEDREIVQEVLNGKKELFALLVHRYEDKIFNYIYYMVKQKEEAEDLAQTTFVKAFFSLRQYNHAYEFSTWIYTIARNVCLDYFRKRKRGDVDLSLNFAVSEDGDTEMGELIEEEHSPDPLRTVLNEELREKIEKAIERLPLNLREIVVLRHLEDCSYEEIAQIMDLPVGTVKSCLHRARKKLKEWLEGYLE
- a CDS encoding tetratricopeptide repeat protein, coding for MKRCLALGMVVILVFLTGCLGNVKKGSIEGEVWGGNGPLTGALVEAGGVKAITDSEGHFRLEDVPAGQTFVFFSADSYVGAFRQVSVSPDETVFLSVITLLPQSERTLKEYVFLLYESGLYERALREAEVFLVLYPSSRDVFDIRFVKGASLFELDRYFEAVSVLESVTSSASDFADDAQYLIAKSFGEGLKDYWKAIVEYQRFVEQYSQSELLGNAYYEMGDCYYIVGEYTKALSAYENAVNQGGEAGRKALYSMAHCLYKLEFYNRAASRFLEYVEKYPDTDLSDDAQYFAGASFYKASRFSEALSSFETCITRYPQGKWYNGILIAPAALFHKGLCLEKLGRYLEAYEVYLGIVRDYPGAKWADGSSLIQSVYFRINWLKQNFL
- a CDS encoding LptF/LptG family permease produces the protein MFAKVLDRYVMRESASGMFLWVGAVTIVMLVQVLFELAEFFVNEQVPLFVAIEILLLYIPAQMVMTFPISALLAAELNLGRLSRDSELVAIEASGVSLKRFLWPYIVFSLLVALGSFALNDLVVPETNHRAQVLLREYVYKKTPPRIQQNVFFRDSEDRYFYVNELDNRTWEMRRVIIYEMGKSRFFPNVIVAQRARWLEDQWLLEDGVLSRYNDEGRLEEEMAFSRMTIDMREELKEFFEKQRNPEEMSFRELRQQIEILKKAGSNTQKLEVAYHLKFALPFSALMFILIGMPLGLQRRKDSKTLGVIVTVILAFVYYILLSVFRSLGRGEIMVPWLAAWMPDIVFGVFGFVLYLLMDRK